In Electrophorus electricus isolate fEleEle1 chromosome 6, fEleEle1.pri, whole genome shotgun sequence, a single genomic region encodes these proteins:
- the LOC113578885 gene encoding succinyl-CoA:3-ketoacid coenzyme A transferase 1, mitochondrial isoform X3: MLWLLVYHLPLQKCVLLQQPNRSSPGHSRWLHSVGWRVDNFGLGLLLKTKQIKRMISSYVGENLEFERQYLSGDLEVELIPQGTLAERIWAGGAGIPAFFTATGYGTLIQEGGSPIKYYRDGSVAIASEKREVREFNGRHFVMEKAITGDFALVKAWKCDKAGNLVFRKTARNFSQPMCKAAKVTIVEVEEIVDVGSFAAEDIHIPSIYIDRVVKAASYEQRIEKMIFWSSQTVNPNSKDSDRTRERIIRRAALEFCDGMYANLGIGIPMLASNYISPEITVHLQSENGILGLGPYPTEIEVDPKIINAGKETVTVLPGASYFSSDESFGMIRGGHIDLTMLGAMQVSKYGDLGNWMIPGKMVKGMGRAMDLVSSAGTKVVITMEHSTKGGKHKILEKCTLPLTGKQCVDCIITEKAVFDVDKTKGLALIEICERLSPDDIIAYTGVDFEHLWNYLT, translated from the exons ATGCTCTGGCTCCTTGTTTACCACCTCCCACTCCAGAAGTGTGTGCTTTTACAGCAGCCCAACAGAAGCAGTCCAGGACATTCCAGATGGCTCCACTCTGTTGGTTGGAG GGTGGATAATTTTGGCCTGGGTCTGCTCCTAAAGACCAAACAGATTAAGCGGATGATTTCTTCTTATGTTGGAGAGAATTTAGAGTTTGAAAGGCAGTACCTATCTGGAGACCTGGAAGTGGAGCTCATTCCTCAG GGCACATTGGCAGAGAGGATAtgggcaggtggtgcaggtatTCCAGCATTCTTCACTGCCACAGGGTATGGTACACTGATCCAGGAGGGGGGCTCGCCCATCAAATATTACAGAGATGGCAGCGTGGCTATTGCcagtgagaagagagag GTTCGGGAGTTCAATGGGAGGCACTTTGTCATGGAAAAAGCAATTACTGGTGACTTTGCCCTTGTAAAGGCCTGGAAATGTGACAAGGCAGGAAATCTTGTGTTTAG GAAAACAGCCCGGAACTTCAGTCAGCCCATGTGTAAGGCGGCTAAAGTAACAATAGTGGAG GTGGAGGAGATTGTTGATGTTGGGAGTTTTGCTGCAGAGGACATTCATATACCTAGTATCTACATAGATCGGGTGGTGAAAGCGGCAAGTTATGAGCAGAGAATAGAG AAAATGATATTTTGGTCATCACAGACAGTGAATCCCAATAGCAAGGACTCagacagaacaagagagaggaTCATCCGTCGTGCAGCCCTGGAGTTTTGTGATGGGATGTATG CTAACCTGGGGATTGGGATTCCCATGTTGGCCAGCAATTATATTAGCCCTGAAATCACTGTCCATCTACAAAgtgaaaatggcattttagGACTG GGTCCTTATCCCACAGAGATTGAGGTGGATCCCAAGATCATCAATGCAG GTAAGGAGACAGTCACTGTTCTTCCAGGGGCTTCCTATTTTTCCAGTGATGAATCTTTTGGAATGATCAGGGG CGGTCACATTGACCTAACTATGCTTGGGGCAATGCAGGTGTCTAAGTATGGGGACCTGGGTAACTGGATGATCCCA GGCAAGATGGTGAAGGGCATGGGCAGGGCTATGGACCTGGTCTCTAGTGCTGGGACCAAAGTAGTCATTACCATGGAGCACTCAACCAAG GGTGGGAAGCACAAAATCCTAGAGAAGTGCACACTGCCCCTGACCGGAAAGCAGTGTGTTGATTGCATCATCACTGAAAAG GCAGTATTTGATGTAGACAAGACCAAAGGACTCGCTCTCATTGAAATTTGCGAGCGGCTAAGTCCAGATGATATCATTGCCTATACTGGGGTGGATTTTGAG catttgtgGAACTACTTGACCTAG
- the LOC113578885 gene encoding succinyl-CoA:3-ketoacid coenzyme A transferase 1, mitochondrial isoform X2 — MLWLLVYHLPLQKCVLLQQPNRSSPGHSRWLHSVGWRVDNFGLGLLLKTKQIKRMISSYVGENLEFERQYLSGDLEVELIPQGTLAERIWAGGAGIPAFFTATGYGTLIQEGGSPIKYYRDGSVAIASEKREVREFNGRHFVMEKAITGDFALVKAWKCDKAGNLVFRKTARNFSQPMCKAAKVTIVEVEEIVDVGSFAAEDIHIPSIYIDRVVKAASYEQRIETVNPNSKDSDRTRERIIRRAALEFCDGMYANLGIGIPMLASNYISPEITVHLQSENGILGLGPYPTEIEVDPKIINAGKETVTVLPGASYFSSDESFGMIRGGHIDLTMLGAMQVSKYGDLGNWMIPGKMVKGMGRAMDLVSSAGTKVVITMEHSTKGGKHKILEKCTLPLTGKQCVDCIITEKAVFDVDKTKGLALIEICERLSPDDIIAYTGVDFEVSLSDHTEVLATCCACIIVFAVQKIDCLK, encoded by the exons ATGCTCTGGCTCCTTGTTTACCACCTCCCACTCCAGAAGTGTGTGCTTTTACAGCAGCCCAACAGAAGCAGTCCAGGACATTCCAGATGGCTCCACTCTGTTGGTTGGAG GGTGGATAATTTTGGCCTGGGTCTGCTCCTAAAGACCAAACAGATTAAGCGGATGATTTCTTCTTATGTTGGAGAGAATTTAGAGTTTGAAAGGCAGTACCTATCTGGAGACCTGGAAGTGGAGCTCATTCCTCAG GGCACATTGGCAGAGAGGATAtgggcaggtggtgcaggtatTCCAGCATTCTTCACTGCCACAGGGTATGGTACACTGATCCAGGAGGGGGGCTCGCCCATCAAATATTACAGAGATGGCAGCGTGGCTATTGCcagtgagaagagagag GTTCGGGAGTTCAATGGGAGGCACTTTGTCATGGAAAAAGCAATTACTGGTGACTTTGCCCTTGTAAAGGCCTGGAAATGTGACAAGGCAGGAAATCTTGTGTTTAG GAAAACAGCCCGGAACTTCAGTCAGCCCATGTGTAAGGCGGCTAAAGTAACAATAGTGGAG GTGGAGGAGATTGTTGATGTTGGGAGTTTTGCTGCAGAGGACATTCATATACCTAGTATCTACATAGATCGGGTGGTGAAAGCGGCAAGTTATGAGCAGAGAATAGAG ACAGTGAATCCCAATAGCAAGGACTCagacagaacaagagagaggaTCATCCGTCGTGCAGCCCTGGAGTTTTGTGATGGGATGTATG CTAACCTGGGGATTGGGATTCCCATGTTGGCCAGCAATTATATTAGCCCTGAAATCACTGTCCATCTACAAAgtgaaaatggcattttagGACTG GGTCCTTATCCCACAGAGATTGAGGTGGATCCCAAGATCATCAATGCAG GTAAGGAGACAGTCACTGTTCTTCCAGGGGCTTCCTATTTTTCCAGTGATGAATCTTTTGGAATGATCAGGGG CGGTCACATTGACCTAACTATGCTTGGGGCAATGCAGGTGTCTAAGTATGGGGACCTGGGTAACTGGATGATCCCA GGCAAGATGGTGAAGGGCATGGGCAGGGCTATGGACCTGGTCTCTAGTGCTGGGACCAAAGTAGTCATTACCATGGAGCACTCAACCAAG GGTGGGAAGCACAAAATCCTAGAGAAGTGCACACTGCCCCTGACCGGAAAGCAGTGTGTTGATTGCATCATCACTGAAAAG GCAGTATTTGATGTAGACAAGACCAAAGGACTCGCTCTCATTGAAATTTGCGAGCGGCTAAGTCCAGATGATATCATTGCCTATACTGGGGTGGATTTTGAGGTAAGCCTGAGTGATCACACTGAAGTGCTTGCTACATGCTGTGCATGCATTATTGTATTTGCTGTACAGAAGATAGATTGCCTAAAGTAA
- the LOC113578885 gene encoding succinyl-CoA:3-ketoacid coenzyme A transferase 1, mitochondrial isoform X4 gives MLWLLVYHLPLQKCVLLQQPNRSSPGHSRWLHSVGWRVDNFGLGLLLKTKQIKRMISSYVGENLEFERQYLSGDLEVELIPQGTLAERIWAGGAGIPAFFTATGYGTLIQEGGSPIKYYRDGSVAIASEKREVREFNGRHFVMEKAITGDFALVKAWKCDKAGNLVFRKTARNFSQPMCKAAKVTIVEVEEIVDVGSFAAEDIHIPSIYIDRVVKAASYEQRIEKMIFWSSQTVNPNSKDSDRTRERIIRRAALEFCDGMYANLGIGIPMLASNYISPEITVHLQSENGILGLRLRWIPRSSMQVSKYGDLGNWMIPGKMVKGMGRAMDLVSSAGTKVVITMEHSTKGGKHKILEKCTLPLTGKQCVDCIITEKAVFDVDKTKGLALIEICERLSPDDIIAYTGVDFEVSLSDHTEVLATCCACIIVFAVQKIDCLK, from the exons ATGCTCTGGCTCCTTGTTTACCACCTCCCACTCCAGAAGTGTGTGCTTTTACAGCAGCCCAACAGAAGCAGTCCAGGACATTCCAGATGGCTCCACTCTGTTGGTTGGAG GGTGGATAATTTTGGCCTGGGTCTGCTCCTAAAGACCAAACAGATTAAGCGGATGATTTCTTCTTATGTTGGAGAGAATTTAGAGTTTGAAAGGCAGTACCTATCTGGAGACCTGGAAGTGGAGCTCATTCCTCAG GGCACATTGGCAGAGAGGATAtgggcaggtggtgcaggtatTCCAGCATTCTTCACTGCCACAGGGTATGGTACACTGATCCAGGAGGGGGGCTCGCCCATCAAATATTACAGAGATGGCAGCGTGGCTATTGCcagtgagaagagagag GTTCGGGAGTTCAATGGGAGGCACTTTGTCATGGAAAAAGCAATTACTGGTGACTTTGCCCTTGTAAAGGCCTGGAAATGTGACAAGGCAGGAAATCTTGTGTTTAG GAAAACAGCCCGGAACTTCAGTCAGCCCATGTGTAAGGCGGCTAAAGTAACAATAGTGGAG GTGGAGGAGATTGTTGATGTTGGGAGTTTTGCTGCAGAGGACATTCATATACCTAGTATCTACATAGATCGGGTGGTGAAAGCGGCAAGTTATGAGCAGAGAATAGAG AAAATGATATTTTGGTCATCACAGACAGTGAATCCCAATAGCAAGGACTCagacagaacaagagagaggaTCATCCGTCGTGCAGCCCTGGAGTTTTGTGATGGGATGTATG CTAACCTGGGGATTGGGATTCCCATGTTGGCCAGCAATTATATTAGCCCTGAAATCACTGTCCATCTACAAAgtgaaaatggcattttagGACTG AGATTGAGGTGGATCCCAAGATCATCAATGCAG GTGTCTAAGTATGGGGACCTGGGTAACTGGATGATCCCA GGCAAGATGGTGAAGGGCATGGGCAGGGCTATGGACCTGGTCTCTAGTGCTGGGACCAAAGTAGTCATTACCATGGAGCACTCAACCAAG GGTGGGAAGCACAAAATCCTAGAGAAGTGCACACTGCCCCTGACCGGAAAGCAGTGTGTTGATTGCATCATCACTGAAAAG GCAGTATTTGATGTAGACAAGACCAAAGGACTCGCTCTCATTGAAATTTGCGAGCGGCTAAGTCCAGATGATATCATTGCCTATACTGGGGTGGATTTTGAGGTAAGCCTGAGTGATCACACTGAAGTGCTTGCTACATGCTGTGCATGCATTATTGTATTTGCTGTACAGAAGATAGATTGCCTAAAGTAA
- the LOC113578885 gene encoding succinyl-CoA:3-ketoacid coenzyme A transferase 1, mitochondrial isoform X1, whose amino-acid sequence MLWLLVYHLPLQKCVLLQQPNRSSPGHSRWLHSVGWRVDNFGLGLLLKTKQIKRMISSYVGENLEFERQYLSGDLEVELIPQGTLAERIWAGGAGIPAFFTATGYGTLIQEGGSPIKYYRDGSVAIASEKREVREFNGRHFVMEKAITGDFALVKAWKCDKAGNLVFRKTARNFSQPMCKAAKVTIVEVEEIVDVGSFAAEDIHIPSIYIDRVVKAASYEQRIEKMIFWSSQTVNPNSKDSDRTRERIIRRAALEFCDGMYANLGIGIPMLASNYISPEITVHLQSENGILGLGPYPTEIEVDPKIINAGKETVTVLPGASYFSSDESFGMIRGGHIDLTMLGAMQVSKYGDLGNWMIPGKMVKGMGRAMDLVSSAGTKVVITMEHSTKGGKHKILEKCTLPLTGKQCVDCIITEKAVFDVDKTKGLALIEICERLSPDDIIAYTGVDFEVSLSDHTEVLATCCACIIVFAVQKIDCLK is encoded by the exons ATGCTCTGGCTCCTTGTTTACCACCTCCCACTCCAGAAGTGTGTGCTTTTACAGCAGCCCAACAGAAGCAGTCCAGGACATTCCAGATGGCTCCACTCTGTTGGTTGGAG GGTGGATAATTTTGGCCTGGGTCTGCTCCTAAAGACCAAACAGATTAAGCGGATGATTTCTTCTTATGTTGGAGAGAATTTAGAGTTTGAAAGGCAGTACCTATCTGGAGACCTGGAAGTGGAGCTCATTCCTCAG GGCACATTGGCAGAGAGGATAtgggcaggtggtgcaggtatTCCAGCATTCTTCACTGCCACAGGGTATGGTACACTGATCCAGGAGGGGGGCTCGCCCATCAAATATTACAGAGATGGCAGCGTGGCTATTGCcagtgagaagagagag GTTCGGGAGTTCAATGGGAGGCACTTTGTCATGGAAAAAGCAATTACTGGTGACTTTGCCCTTGTAAAGGCCTGGAAATGTGACAAGGCAGGAAATCTTGTGTTTAG GAAAACAGCCCGGAACTTCAGTCAGCCCATGTGTAAGGCGGCTAAAGTAACAATAGTGGAG GTGGAGGAGATTGTTGATGTTGGGAGTTTTGCTGCAGAGGACATTCATATACCTAGTATCTACATAGATCGGGTGGTGAAAGCGGCAAGTTATGAGCAGAGAATAGAG AAAATGATATTTTGGTCATCACAGACAGTGAATCCCAATAGCAAGGACTCagacagaacaagagagaggaTCATCCGTCGTGCAGCCCTGGAGTTTTGTGATGGGATGTATG CTAACCTGGGGATTGGGATTCCCATGTTGGCCAGCAATTATATTAGCCCTGAAATCACTGTCCATCTACAAAgtgaaaatggcattttagGACTG GGTCCTTATCCCACAGAGATTGAGGTGGATCCCAAGATCATCAATGCAG GTAAGGAGACAGTCACTGTTCTTCCAGGGGCTTCCTATTTTTCCAGTGATGAATCTTTTGGAATGATCAGGGG CGGTCACATTGACCTAACTATGCTTGGGGCAATGCAGGTGTCTAAGTATGGGGACCTGGGTAACTGGATGATCCCA GGCAAGATGGTGAAGGGCATGGGCAGGGCTATGGACCTGGTCTCTAGTGCTGGGACCAAAGTAGTCATTACCATGGAGCACTCAACCAAG GGTGGGAAGCACAAAATCCTAGAGAAGTGCACACTGCCCCTGACCGGAAAGCAGTGTGTTGATTGCATCATCACTGAAAAG GCAGTATTTGATGTAGACAAGACCAAAGGACTCGCTCTCATTGAAATTTGCGAGCGGCTAAGTCCAGATGATATCATTGCCTATACTGGGGTGGATTTTGAGGTAAGCCTGAGTGATCACACTGAAGTGCTTGCTACATGCTGTGCATGCATTATTGTATTTGCTGTACAGAAGATAGATTGCCTAAAGTAA
- the ghrb gene encoding growth hormone receptor b isoform X1: protein MDYAMRTHQSFCIFLLIATVTTQALQPTMQDKSTTWPHLTGCVSRELTTFCCYWDAGSFHNLTEPEDLRLFYLLKIDSKKGEGEWKECPSYSITRQNECFFNASHTFIWSYYTIQLRSRTQDFVYDEMFFSVEEIVFPDPPEGLNWSLLSMSSTGIICDVVVRWEPPPSAAENVKLGWMLLLYETQYRENGSEQWKSLDNGKNTQAYIYGLNSNTYYEVRVRCKMRGYNFGEFSDSIFILVPGKESRMPLTALFIFGAVSIGFILIMIVVSHQKKLMVIFLPPVPGPKMKGIDPVLLQGHLTEITSILGTHPGLRPELYSNDPWVEFIEVDIEEPTETMEGYDTSLHIGNSPPVSGGFRDDDSGRASCCDPDLSDHDHTNIHHSSTSGHEGFQTLSPAQPGTLRPVIIHAAGRPAWPSSLYSQVTEVTPHGVVILSPEKQNMTDDCSNQYEAPKNEKTEEERKPRLMAAPNERGYTSELDTSKINVPHTEGEHGEPSLPSTESSSSAEQRHGALQEHLSLTVEPFAFPILAMPNPPEYTMVDGVDWKNSIFLKPNKPAAPPLAVVKDPEGYLTPDLLHRITPQ, encoded by the exons at GGACTATGCCATGAGGACCCATCAATCCTTCTGCATTTTTCTCCTTATTGCTACTGTTACTACACAAGCTCTACAACCCACAATGCAAG ATAAGAGCACCACGTGGCCTCATCTGACTGGTTGCGTTTCCCGGGAATTAACGACTTTTTGTTGCTACTGGGATGCTGGATCTTTCCATAACCTCACAGAGCCAGAGGATCTGAGACTTTTCTACCTGTTGAAGAT AGACTCTAAGAAAGGTGAAGGGGAATGGAAGGAGTGTCCAAGTTACAGTATCACAAGGCAAAATGAGTGCTTCTTTAATGCCAGTCATACTTTTATTTGGTCCTATTATACAATTCAGCTGCGCTCACGGACACAAGATTTTGTTTATGATGAAATGTTCTTCAGTGTGGAAGAAATTG TATTTCCAGACCCACCTGAAGGGCTGAACTGGTCTTTGTTGAGCATGAGCTCAACTGGCATAATCTGTGATGTGGTAGTCAGATGGGAGCCACCACCTTCAGCAGCAGAAAATGTGAAGTTAGGATGGATGTTGCTTTTGTATGAGACGCAATACAGAGAGAATGGCTCAGAGCAGTGGAAATCT CTGGACAATGGAAAGAACACTCAGGCATACATCTATGGCCTTAACAGCAATACTTATTATGAGGTCAGAGTGAGGTGCAAGATGCGAGGCTACAACTTTGGAGAATTTAGTGACTCCATCTTCATACTTGTTCCTGGCAAAG AATCACGAATGCCCTTAACTGCACTGTTCATCTTTGGTGCTGTCAGTATCGGATTCATCCTGATTATGATTGTGGTTTCGCATCAAAAGAA ATTGATGGTGATTTTCTTGCCTCCTGTTCCTGGACCAAAAATGAAAGGAATTGACCCAGTTCTTCTACAG GGCCATCTTACTGAGATTACATCAATCCTGGGTACTCACCCAGGCCTGCGACCAGAGTTATACAGTAATGACCCATGGGTGGAGTTTATAGAGGTAGACATCGAGGAACCCACCGAGACCATGGAAGGCTATGACACTTCGCTCCATATTGGCAACTCCCCCCCGGTGTCCGGTGGTTTCCGGGATGATGACTCGGGTCGTGCAAGCTGCTGTGACCCGGATCTGTCAGATCACGATCACACCAACATTCATCACTCTTCAACCAGTGGCCATGAGGGGTTTCAAACTCTGTCTCCAGCTCAGCCAGGAACTTTGCGACCAGTGATTATTCATGCTGCTGGAAGACCTGCTTGGCCAAGCAGCCTGTATTCTCAAGTGACTGAAGTCACACCACATGGTGTGGTGATACTgtctccagagaaacagaatatgACCGATGACTGCAGCAACCAATATGAAGCTCCAAAGAATGAGAAGAccgaggaggagaggaaaccCAGGCTGATGGCAGCTCCCAATGAAAGAGGTTACACCTCAGAGCTGGATACGAGCAAAATCAATGTGCCTCATACAGAAGGAGAGCATGGTGAGCCCAGTTTGCCTTCAACAGAATCATCCTCTTCTGCTGAGCAAAGGCATGGTGCTTTGCAGGAGCATCTTAGCCTTACTGTGGAACCATTTGCCTTTCCTATCCTTGCCATGCCAAATCCTCCAGAATACACCATGGTTGATGGAGTTGACTGgaaaaacagtatttttttgAAACCAAACAAGCCAGCAGCCCCTCCCCTTGCTGTTGTGAAAGATCCTGAGGGATATCTTACTCCTGACCTACTACATAGAATTACTCCACAGTAA
- the ghrb gene encoding growth hormone receptor b isoform X2, with protein MDYAMRTHQSFCIFLLIATVTTQALQPTMQDKSTTWPHLTGCVSRELTTFCCYWDAGSFHNLTEPEDLRLFYLLKIDSKKGEGEWKECPSYSITRQNECFFNASHTFIWSYYTIQLRSRTQDFVYDEMFFSVEEIESRMPLTALFIFGAVSIGFILIMIVVSHQKKLMVIFLPPVPGPKMKGIDPVLLQGHLTEITSILGTHPGLRPELYSNDPWVEFIEVDIEEPTETMEGYDTSLHIGNSPPVSGGFRDDDSGRASCCDPDLSDHDHTNIHHSSTSGHEGFQTLSPAQPGTLRPVIIHAAGRPAWPSSLYSQVTEVTPHGVVILSPEKQNMTDDCSNQYEAPKNEKTEEERKPRLMAAPNERGYTSELDTSKINVPHTEGEHGEPSLPSTESSSSAEQRHGALQEHLSLTVEPFAFPILAMPNPPEYTMVDGVDWKNSIFLKPNKPAAPPLAVVKDPEGYLTPDLLHRITPQ; from the exons at GGACTATGCCATGAGGACCCATCAATCCTTCTGCATTTTTCTCCTTATTGCTACTGTTACTACACAAGCTCTACAACCCACAATGCAAG ATAAGAGCACCACGTGGCCTCATCTGACTGGTTGCGTTTCCCGGGAATTAACGACTTTTTGTTGCTACTGGGATGCTGGATCTTTCCATAACCTCACAGAGCCAGAGGATCTGAGACTTTTCTACCTGTTGAAGAT AGACTCTAAGAAAGGTGAAGGGGAATGGAAGGAGTGTCCAAGTTACAGTATCACAAGGCAAAATGAGTGCTTCTTTAATGCCAGTCATACTTTTATTTGGTCCTATTATACAATTCAGCTGCGCTCACGGACACAAGATTTTGTTTATGATGAAATGTTCTTCAGTGTGGAAGAAATTG AATCACGAATGCCCTTAACTGCACTGTTCATCTTTGGTGCTGTCAGTATCGGATTCATCCTGATTATGATTGTGGTTTCGCATCAAAAGAA ATTGATGGTGATTTTCTTGCCTCCTGTTCCTGGACCAAAAATGAAAGGAATTGACCCAGTTCTTCTACAG GGCCATCTTACTGAGATTACATCAATCCTGGGTACTCACCCAGGCCTGCGACCAGAGTTATACAGTAATGACCCATGGGTGGAGTTTATAGAGGTAGACATCGAGGAACCCACCGAGACCATGGAAGGCTATGACACTTCGCTCCATATTGGCAACTCCCCCCCGGTGTCCGGTGGTTTCCGGGATGATGACTCGGGTCGTGCAAGCTGCTGTGACCCGGATCTGTCAGATCACGATCACACCAACATTCATCACTCTTCAACCAGTGGCCATGAGGGGTTTCAAACTCTGTCTCCAGCTCAGCCAGGAACTTTGCGACCAGTGATTATTCATGCTGCTGGAAGACCTGCTTGGCCAAGCAGCCTGTATTCTCAAGTGACTGAAGTCACACCACATGGTGTGGTGATACTgtctccagagaaacagaatatgACCGATGACTGCAGCAACCAATATGAAGCTCCAAAGAATGAGAAGAccgaggaggagaggaaaccCAGGCTGATGGCAGCTCCCAATGAAAGAGGTTACACCTCAGAGCTGGATACGAGCAAAATCAATGTGCCTCATACAGAAGGAGAGCATGGTGAGCCCAGTTTGCCTTCAACAGAATCATCCTCTTCTGCTGAGCAAAGGCATGGTGCTTTGCAGGAGCATCTTAGCCTTACTGTGGAACCATTTGCCTTTCCTATCCTTGCCATGCCAAATCCTCCAGAATACACCATGGTTGATGGAGTTGACTGgaaaaacagtatttttttgAAACCAAACAAGCCAGCAGCCCCTCCCCTTGCTGTTGTGAAAGATCCTGAGGGATATCTTACTCCTGACCTACTACATAGAATTACTCCACAGTAA
- the LOC113578889 gene encoding coiled-coil domain-containing protein 152 yields the protein MLGTISSLQNNLQQHTDTRVENEKLKNIILDLKKQNEAQVKESCTCIQRLEAEMKALQEQHQRELDGFTKETHRKLESKAVEMKEALERKESTLEEIRRKIKDQEKEKQSEIIKLQMEFSARLARAQSMSVKTQQQPQGSGLLAQNIFKRKLQALQEEKNREIEALRQRVKAMEQQSLLGFSESCLKKKRI from the exons ATGCTGGGGACCATCAGTTCTCTCCAAAACAATTTACAGCAACACACTGACACTCGAG TTGAAAATGAGAAGCTGAAAAATATTATTCTTGACttgaagaaacaaaatgaagcaCAAGTAAAG GAGAGCTGTACTTGTATTCAGAGGCTGGAGGCAGAGATGAAAGCTCTACAAGAGCAACACCAGAGGGAGCTGGATGGCTTTActaaggaaacacacaggaaat TGGAATCTAAAGCTGTTGAAATGAAAGAGGCgctggagagaaaggagagtACTTTGGAGGAGATCAGAAGGAAAATAAAGGACcaggagaaagaaaagcaaagtgAAATCATAAAGCTACAAATGGAG TTCAGTGCTAGGCTTGCAAGGGCCCAGAGTATGTCAGTTAAGACCCAACAGCAACCACAAGGTTCTGGACTCCTTGCTCAGAACATCTTTAAAAGA AAGTTGCAGGCcctgcaggaggagaagaacagagaaattGAGGCTCTACGTCAGAGAGTGAAAGCGATGGAACAGCAAAGTCTGCTTGGTTTCTCTGAGTCGTgtctgaagaagaagagaatttaa